A region of the Vibrio rumoiensis genome:
AATTTCAGGTGAGTAAGTCCATTCTCCTTTAATGCCAGACTCTGGTTGGCCGACTTTCCAGCGAGCGTTAGTATCTTGGTAAGAAGGTTTATTTATAATTGTTGCGTAGCCACCATTGCCATCATCGATGAGATGGTCTGCGAAAGTATAATCCCCTTGCCCATCTGGCTGTATGTGTTCAACGACTTGTGTCACTGAATCATTACCACAGCGTACACGCGCACGAAGGTTAGTGCGTAGTTTGTCACTTTCTAGGTCATAAGGCTGAGTTACTTTGCCTAAGGTTGCTATTGCTACATTTAATTCATCAACATCTGTTTGGTCTATCGCTTTAAAGAAAGGAATACCGCCATCAAAAGTATAAGTTTCACCCACGACAGCATCATCATCTACGGTACTTGGGTCTTTACCTGCATAGAGTTCATCTAAAATAACGATGTCACTATCATTAGAGCTTTTATCATTAGAATCACTATTACAACCAGTTAATCCGCTTGCCGCGAAAACAGCGGCACATAAAACGACAGATTTTTTTACTGAAAAGCGCATCTTAAATCCTTTTTTTATATTACTAGATAAGCAATATCGTATGTTATAACATAACACCTAGAGTTGAGCAACGGTCAAAAAAACGCCCCCACAACCTAAGTTGCGGGGGCGAATGTTATGTTCTAGGTTTTAGCCGAAAACCTAATCCCACATATTCTCAAACCAACTCTCTAAGATCACTACTGCAGATTGGCAGTCGACGTTGCCTTTGGTCAGAGCTTTGTAGCCGCCCATTGAAAATAGCTCGGCGCGCGCCTCTTGAGTCGAAAGACGTTCATCATGCAACTCGACTTTTACTCCGAAGCGGCCATGTAGGCGGTTAGCAAATTTGCGTGCTCGAGTCGTGATATCGGTAAGATCTTTGCCTTGCATATCGGTCGGTAAACCCACGACGACTAAGTCTGGTTGCCATTCTTTAATTTGTTTTTCGATGTCTTCCCATTTTGGAATGCCATCTTGAGCTTTAAAAGCTTTGAGAGGTGAGGCGGTGCCAGTAATGGTTTGGCCTATGGCGCTCCCGATGCTTTTGGTGCCGTAATCGAATGCCATGATGGTTTGGTTGGACATGATGTTTCTCTATAAGTGTAATTATCGCGAAGCTTAAGCGTGACCGGCATCGCCAGATAGCTGTGAAACGCTGATCCCAAGTAATTGTACTGCTTTTTTCCAGCGAAGATGAACGGGAGTATCAAACAGTATTTCTAGGTTAGCGGGGGCGGTTAGCCAAGCGTTATCCAATAATTCTTGTTCTAACTGACCTGAATCCCAGCCAGAATAACCAAGTGTAACAATAAAGTTTTTCGGCTCAGCTTCGGTGCCTAATACGGTTAGAATGTCTTTGGAAGTGGTCACTGCAAGTGCTTCAGTGATATCAATACTTGATTGATAAGTATCTTTACGAGTATGTAAGACAAAACCACGGTCATTGGCGACAGGGCCACCGTTTAACACTGCGGCAGATAAGCTTTGTTGGCAAATTCTAGGGTGGACAGGTTGAACGTCAATTTGATTGAGCATATTACTAATATCAATACCGACAGGATCATTGATGATTAGCCCCATTGCGCCATCTTCATTGTGTTCGCAGATATAAATGACACTACGAGTAAAATGAGAGTCTTGCATACTCGGCATAGCAATCAAAAAGTGATCAGTTAGGTTCATCCTGCTCTCCATAGGGAAAAATTAAGCATGGCGACATAATTATCGCCATACTGATTTGCTTTACGGTGAATCAGGGCTATTTAGCCGCCTCAACACGTCGCTCAATGGCATCCATTAATTTACCGGTAATTGAAATGTCAAATGCCGCTTCAATCTCTTTGATGCAGGTTGGGCTGGTAACATTGATTTCTGTTAACTTATCACCAATCACGTCAAGACCAACGAAAATTAAGCCTTTTTCTTTTAATGTTGGTGCTACGGCTTGAGCAATCTTGAGATCGGTCTCGCTCAATGGACGTGCTTCACCACGACCACCGGCTGCCAGGTTGCCGCGTGTTTCACCTTTTGCGGGAATACGCGCTAAGCAGTAAGGCATTGGCTCGCCATCAACGACTAGAATGCGTTTGTCACCATTGCTAATGTCTGGCACAAAAGTTTGCGCCATCGCGTAGTTTTGGCCGTGGTTGGTCAAGGTTTCGATAATAACGGAAACGTTAGGATCGTCTTGCTTAACCCGGAAAATAGACGCACCGCCCATCCCATCAAGTGGTTTTAAAATGACATCGCCATGTTTTTCACGGAAGGCTTTAATTTTTTCAGCTTTACGGGTGACGAGCGTTGTTGGGGTCAGTTCTGGGAACCAAGCGGTAAATATTTTTTCATTGCAGTCACGTAAGCTTTGTGGCTTGTTGACGATAAGAGTGCCTTGTTCTTCAGCACGCTCAAGGATGTAAGTTGCGTAGATGTATTCGGTATCAAAAGGGGGATCTTTACGCATTAATACCGCATCAAGCTCTGATAGCTCGATCGATTGTTCTGACGTGAATTCATACCATTTATTGGCATCTTCAAACAGGTTGACGATTTTGGTATCAGCTAGAGGTTTGCCTTGATCTAAATGAAGATCAGACATTTCCATGTAATGGATTTCCCAACCACGACGTTGGGCTTCTAGTAGCATTGCGAAGCTTGAATCTTTCTTAATGTTAATGGTTGAAATCGGGTCCATTACGATGCCAATTTTCATCATTGATACTCCATAGTTGGCGAATTCATTAATACCAGCATGTGGTATGAAATTTGTGGATTAACCTAGATCGCCAAAGCGAACTTGTAAGGCGGTAATTGCTGATAAGCCAGCGGTTTCGGTGCGTAGTACGCGTGGGCCTAATAGCGTTTCTTCAAATTGATATTGTTCCGTCATTTGAATTTCTTCATCAGATAGCCCACCTTCTGGGCCAATCAATAAACGCACTTTACTGACAGGGGCCGGTAGCGTGTTAATTGAATATTTAGCTCTAGGGTGTAGGTTGAGCTTTAATCCGTCGTAATCTTCAGCGCACCATTGCTCTAACTGCATGAGAGGGCGAACAGTTGGCACGATATTACGACCACATTGTTCACAGGCGGCAATGGCGATTTTTTGCCATTGTTGCAGTTTTTTCTCGAAGCGATCGGCATTGAGTTTCACGCCACAACGTTCTGAAATTAATGGTGTAATGGTGTTTACCCCAAGCTCGACCGCTTTTTGGATGGTGAATTCCATTTTATCGCCACGAGAGATAACTTGTCCAAGGTGAAGATTTAATGGGGATTCAACACTTCGTTCAATTCTTTCTGTAACTTCAACGGTGACATTTTTTTTTGATACTGCAGAGATGACGGCTGGGAATTCCGCGCCAAAGCCATCAAATAATAGGACTTCTTGCCCTTGAGTCATACGCAGTACTCGACCAACATGACCTGCTGCATCTTCAGATAAGTGGATTTCCCCTAACTGTTCAATGGCTTCGGGGTGGTAAATTCTTGGGATTCTCATGTAATGACCTGTGTAAGGTTTAACGCTTTTCTTAACATGGATGTTTTTAGGCTAAAAAACAAGGGGTCAGTGAAAGTTATAGCCTTAACTTTCACGTCTATTACGATAAATATTTTTACTATGTGCTGAGGTGAGTGGGGCGGGTACTGGCGTTAGTCTTTGACGATGATTTGATTGCGGCCTTGATGTTTCGCGAGATAGAGCGCTTCATCGGCACGGACATAGCTTAAATCGATCTTCTCATCTTGTTGAATTTGCGTCACGCCCATTGAGACAGTGCAACGAATTCTTAATGGTTCAACGTTTTCTTTGACCGGTATAATAAAATGATTATTTTCGATTGATGCGCGTAGCGATTCTAAACGAGCCATGACCTGTTGAATGGAATTTGAACGAATCAGCAGGATAAACTCTTCACCACCGAGACGAGCCAGATAATCATTCACTCCAACGAAGCCTTGTAGCAGTTCGGCGAATTGCTGTAAGGTTTTATCGCCAGCTAAGTGACCATAAGTATCATTCACTTTTTTAAAGTAATCGATGTCGACGATCGCAATGAAAAACTCTTTTGCAATGCCGTTATGGTGTAATTGAGTGATTTTATCAATGATATAACGACGATTATGCAATTGAGTTAACGGATCTTGTTCTGCTAATTTTTTTAAGCGGCGCTGCTTGTTAACGGTATCCGTCACAATGCTAATAAAGGTACAAAGAGCTTTTTGGCCTTTCCAGTTTATCAACTTATCTATGATTTCAACCATTACGGGATTACCGAGTAAATCGGTATGAGCGATCACTTTGGGTTCCGTTTGTTGTTTTGCGAAGGCTTGCTTATAACGGACTCGTGCATCTTCCCTTTCTTCTGGGTTAATCAGCACCATTAATGATTCCATATCTAGTATTTGATCTGCACTTTTTAACCCACTAAAGCGAGCAAAGGCGTCATTAGCGTAGAGTGGCTTGAAGTCAATATGAATCACGCATGGATTAGGGTGAATCTCGAGTATGTGTTGATATTCATTCATGGCGGTGGTCATAGTATTACTTCGAAGAAAGCGGGATGATTTATGGCATAATCATAAACTAATATGAGGTACTTTATTGGTCATAGATCATTTTTTTGGTTTTTAATATCTCTAATTAATTGAGTACCACATAACAAACAATGATAACGAGTTTGTTTGCGCTGTACTTTATTATGTCGACGAATCGATAATTGGTGAATTTTGCATTGGCATTGATACTGAAATGTCTTGCCTTGCACTGAGGTAATATCGAATGCGTGATAAGTTTTAGGTGGGCAATGAAAAATATTGGTCATAACATGACACCATTCTTTGCCATGAGGTCTTACTCGGCCAAATTGATGGTGAGTGATGAGGTGAGCCAACTCATGGGGAATCACTTGTTCAATGAAAGCCTGTTGATTTTCGATTAATAAGGTCGGGTTTAATCGTATTTGCCATTGCTGAAGATAGGCTTTTCCTGCTGCTTTACCGCGTACTTTGAACGATAACTCTGGCGTTGGGAATGCGCATTCAAAGGCTAACTCCGCTTGTTTGAGATGATGGCTAAGACTGTCTTCCAGTTGATTGATTAAATCTTGAGGAATAAGGATGGCTGACACAATAACTCTCTATAAAAACGGATCCCATGAGGGATCCGAATGTTAATGGAGAATAGTGTGATATGCCATCATTAATGTTTTCGGCTTATGGTTTGTCGATATCCATGCCAAGTTGCAAACCCCAAAACAGGCATCGCAATGATCATTCCAATTCCTGCGGTGGCAAACCCAAACCCAATACCTACAACAATGATACTTGCCCATACGAGCATAGGGCCGAGATTGTTTTTGACGGCATTATAGCTAGTAAAAACGGCGGTCATCATATCGACGCGTCTTTCCATCATCAAAGGAATTGAAAACGCTGACATAGAGAAAATGACACAAGAAAAAATAAAGCCAACCACAGAGCCACTGATTAAAAATGGTAAGAAAGCCTCTAATGAAGCGCCTTGCATTTCTGGGTATAAGGCGTGTAATAACGCGGCGATACGCATCCAAAAAATCATTGCAACACAAAGTAGTATTGCGAAGCTCCATTGGGATACACCATTGCGTTTAATCGCTTTTATTGAGTGGAATAATTTGGGTTTATGATGTTTTTCTATTTGCCAGCTCGCGTCATAAAGACCTAGCGCTAAAAATGGGCCAATCAGCATATAAACAATTAGGCTTGGAAAAATCACTAAGTGGGAGCCTTGTAAATACACTAACCATTCAATTCCCCCAGCGGCAACCGCAAAACAGATGCCATAGAAGAAGCTAATTAGAGGTGCTTTAAATATATCTTTAAACCCCATTTTTACCCACTGTAATGGGGAAGATAGGCTAAGCTTTTCGCAAGGTATGGTCCGAGCGTACTCATTATCCGGTGTTTTAAAGTCAGATGTTTTGGCTATACGAGGCATAAATCCTCCTGGCAGTTCATGAGGGAACAAGTTGGTGCTTGCATCACTTATAAATATTGTCGCTATTTGGAGTAAATACAAATTTAATGATTAAAAATTAATCAAGTATGATAGGTGGGAATGTTTGATAGGTAATAAAAAACCCTTACCGAATGGCAAGGGTTTGAAAGTACAGTGGTTTGTTATCAGTGCTAATTATAAGCCAGCAAATCCACGCAGTGCTTCAGCTTTGTCGGTTGCTTCCCAAGGGAATTCTTCACGACCAAAGTGGCCATACGCAGCTGTTTTCTTGTAGATAGGCTGAAGCAGGTTCAACATTTCTTGTAAGCCGTATGGACGTAAATCGAAGTGCTGACGTACTGCTTCAATGATGATGTCAGATGGTACTTTTTCTGTGCCAAATGTTTCTACCATGATTGAGGTAGGTTCTGCGACACCGATGGCGTAAGACAGTTGAATCTCACAACGATCTGCAAGACCTGCCGCGACAATGTTTTTCGCTACATAGCGAGCAGCGTAAGCCGCTGAGCGATCAACTTTTGATGGATCTTTACCAGAGAATGCACCGCCACCGTGACGAGCTGCGCCGCCGTAGGTATCAACGATGATTTTACGGCCGGTTAGACCACAGTCACCCATAGGGCCACCGATTACAAAACGACCGGTTGGGTTGATAAAGTATTTCGTTTCTTTATTTAGCCACTCAGAAGGAAGGACAGGTTTGATGATCTCTTCCATTACCGCTTCACGTAGCTCTGGAGTTGAGATTGAATCACAGTGTTGAGTCGATAAAACGACGGCATCGATACCAACAATCTTGCCTTGGTCATATTGGAAGGTGACTTGAGATTTTGCATCAGGACGTAAGAAGTCCAGTTTGCCACTTTTACGTACTTCAGCCTGTTTTTGTACTAGTAGGTGAGAGTAAGTAATTGGTGCAGGCATCAATACTTCTGTTTCGTTACAAGCGTAACCGAACATAATACCTTGGTCACCAGCCCCTTGATCTTTTGGATCGGCTTTATCAACACCTTGGTTGATGTCTGGAGATTGTTTACCAATCGTATTTAATACTGCGCAAGAATCCGCATCAAAGCCCATATCTGAATGAACATAGCCAATTTCGCGAACGGTCTCACGAGTAATTTCTTCAATATCAACCCAAGCAGAAGTCGTGACTTCACCGCCCACCATGACCATGCCGGTTTTTACGTAAGTTTCACACGCCACACGTGCTTTAGGATCTTGCTCTAGGATTGCATCCAATACTGCATCAGAAATTTGATCAGCAATTTTATCTGGATGGCCTTCAGATACCGATTCTGAAGTAAATAAATGCTTAGCCATGTGTGAGTGCTCCACTTTGAATCACGCCAATTCATCGCTTGATGAATGCAGTTAAGTTAGAAAAGACGCGTTCTTATATAGCTAATGCTATGAATCGCGCCTTCTTAAAAACAGTTTAATTTGTAGGTGTTTCTACATCTAGACGTCTATTCTAGTTTTGATTGGTCGAATTACAAGCCTTTTTTGCATTCAATGAAAGGATCGGTGATTAAGGTGATGTTGCAGGTGACGCAAAAATGTACATAAATATGGCTATTTACTCTATTGACGCATTCGATTGCGCTCCCATAATTGTTGGTGTTGTGGGGAAATAATGTGACAGTGCTAAAAAAGCACATAAAAGAGTAAAAAAAACGCAAATTAGCCCTTGTTAACGTTTGCAGTCATGCGGGGGCTTTGCGACAATACCACGCAGAATTAAAGCGCTCTGATATCTTCAGTGAGCTTTCCCAACCTTAATAAATCGCTTATGCACTTTTAATGCACAAATCAGGAGTAGACATGACGTCTCGTAAAGATCTAGCAAATGCAATCCGCGCACTTAGCATGGACGGTGTTCAACAGGCTAATTCAGGCCACCCTGGAGCCCCTATGGGTATGGCCGATATCGCTGAAGTTCTTTGGCGTGGTCACTTGAATCACAACCCACAAAACCCTGAGTGGTTTGATCGCGATCGTTTCGTGCTTTCAAATGGCCACGGTTCAATGCTGATTTACTCTTTACTTCACCTTTCTGGTTATGACCTTCCAATCTCTGAACTGAAAAACTTCCGCCAATTGCATTCTAAAACCCCAGGCCACCCTGAGTATGGTTATGCACCAGGTGTTGAAACGACCACTGGTCCACTAGGCCAAGGTATCACCAATGCGGTTGGTATGGCATTAGCTGAAAAATCATTAGCGGCTCAGTTTAACCGTGAAGGTCACGATATCGTGGATCACTTCACTTATACGTTCCTAGGCGATGGTTGCTTAATGGAAGGTATTTCACACGAAGCGGCTTCTTTAGCGGGCGTGTTAGGTTTAGGTAAACTCGTTGCATTCTGGGATGACAACGGTATTTCTATCGATGGTCACGTAGAAGGTTGGTTTGCTGATGATACACCGAAGCGTTTTGAAGCTTACGGTTGGCATGTCATTCCTGCGGTTGATGGTCACGATTCTGATGCTATTGAAGCGGCGATTCAAGCGGCGAAAGCGGATCCACGTCCAACGCTTATCTGTACTAAAACGGTTATTGGTTTTGGTTCTCCAAACAAAGCGGGCACCCATGATTGTCACGGCGCTCCACTAGGTGCTGATGAAATCACTGCAACCAAAGCACAACTAGGTTGGGAGCACGGTCCATTTGAAATTCCTTCAGATATCTACGCTGAGTGGGATGCAAAAGAAGCGGGCGCAGCAAAAGAAGCAGCTTGGAATGAGAAATTAGCAGCTTATGAAGCGGCTTACCCTGAGCTTGCGGCAGAATTCAAACGTCGTATGGCGGGTGACCTTCCTAAAGAATGGGAAGAAAAAGCAAGCGCCATTATTGCAGATCTTCAAGCGAACCCAGCAAACATTGCATCTCGTAAAGCGTCACAAAATGCACTAGAAGCGTTTGGTCAAATGCTTCCTGAATTCATGGGTGGCTCTGCTGACCTTGCACCATCTAACTTAACTATGTGGTCGGGTTCTAAATCTTTGACTGCTGAAGATGCTTCAGGTAACTACGTACATTACGGCGTGCGTGAGTTTGGTATGACGGCTATCATCAATGGTATCGCACTACACGGTGGCTTCATTCCTTACGGCGCAACCTTCTTAATGTTTATGGAATACGCACGTAACGCAATGCGTATGGCAGCATTAATGAAAGTGCAAAACATCCAAGTTTATACGCACGATTCAATTGGCCTAGGTGAAGATGGTCCAACTCACCAACCGGTTGAGCAAATTGCATCATTACGTATGACTCCAAACATGAGCACATGGCGTCCATGTGACCAAGTAGAATCTGCGGTTGCTTGGAAACTTGCGATTGAACGTAAAGATGCACCATCTGCACTTATTTTCTCTCGTCAAAACCTAGCACAACAAGAGCGTAACGCTGAGCAAGTAGCCAATATTGCTAAGGGTGCTTACATTCTTAAAGATTGCGCTGGTAAGCCTGAGCTAATCTTAATCGCTACGGGTTCTGAAGTTGAGCTAGCGGTTGAAGCAGCAGCACAACTTTCTGCTGAAGGTAAACAAGTACGCGTTGTTTCAATGCCATCGACCGATGCATTCGACAAACAAGACGCGGCGTACCGTGAGTCAGTGCTTCCATCTGACGTAACCGCTCGTATCGCAATTGAAGCGGGTATTGCTGATTACTGGTTCAAGTATGTTGGCCTAGATGGTCGCATTATCGGTATGACAACATTTGGTGAGTCTGCACCAGCAGGTGAATTATTTAAAATGTTCGGTTTTACCGTTGAAAACGTAGTAGAAACAGCGAAAGAGTTAATGGCTTAATTCTTTATGATTTAAGTTGTTGAAAAATGAAAGCCGGGCATTATGCTCGGCTTTTTTATGTCTGTTGTATGCTAGGCGCTTGAGAATCCAAAGAGATAGGTTAAGATAACGCCTCTTCATAGATGTCATGGAATGATTATGCTTAGAATTGCTATTAATGGATTTGGTCGAATTGGACGTAGTGTCTTGCGAGCTTTATATGAAAGTGGCAAGAATCAATCCATTCAAGTGGTGGCAATCAATGAATTGGCAGAACCTGAAGGGATAGCCCATCTACTTCAATATGATTCTAGTCATGGACGGTTTTTCAAAAAAGTTTCCCATGATCAAGAGCATTTATTTATACATCATGCTGATAAAGTCGAGCCGGGTTTTGATTCGATTCGTATTTTGCATTTAACCGATGCCAAGCTTTTGCCTTGGAAAGATTTAAATGTCGATATTGTTTTAGATTGTACCGGTAAATTTGGCTCTCAAGCCGATGGTCAACTGCATATTCAAGCCGGTGCAAAACGAGTGCTATTTTCTCATCCTGGTGCGAATGATGTTGATAATACCATTATCTATGGGGTGAACCATGAAACCCTAACCTCTGAACATCATGTAGTATCGAATGGCTCTTGTACTACCAACTGTATCATCCCAGTAATCAAAGCATTGGATGATAGCTTTGGTATTGAATCTGGCACCATCACGACGATTCACTCATCAATGAATGATCAGCAAGTTATCGATGCTTATCATTCCGATTTACGTCGTTCTCGCGCTGCTAGTCAATCAATCATTCCAGTGGATACGAAACTTCATCTTGGTATCGCAAGAATTTACCCAAAATTTGCCGATAAATTTGAAGCAATTTCAGTTCGAGTGCCTACAATTAATGTCACTGCGATGGATTTAAGCGTTACAGTTCACAAAAATGTGAAAGTTGATGACGTAAATCAATCTATCGTAGAAGCATCTCGTTGTACATTGGATGGCATATTGGATTACACCGAAGCGCCTTTGGTTTCGATTGACTTCAATCATGACTCTCACAGTGCGATTGTTGATGGTTCACAGACTCGAGTGAGTAACCATCGTTTGGTAAAGATGCTAGTGTGGTGTGATAACGAGTGGGGATTTGCGAATCGAATGCTCGATACCGCTTTTGTCATGGGCTCTATGCTTCAATCAAGATAAAATTGAATAAATAAAAAGTTGCGGTGAATAAATAGTCGTTCTATTATTTTTCACCTTGAAATAATAAATTATCGCCCCCAATATATTGGGTAGTAGAAGTGATTACCCTTGTTTGGTTTACAAGGCGCGATCTAGCTGGTTAAGCTAGGCAAAGAGATTTAATCATTGGGCTTGTGCCGGATGATAATGGTTTAAATATTTTTAATTTCACTAACATTGAGAGGACAAATAATGTCTGTAATCAAGATGACTGACCTGGATCTTGCAGGTAAACGTGTATTCATTCGTGCTGACCTAAACGTGCCAGTAAAAGATGGTAAAGTAACTTCAGACGCTCGTATCTTAGCGTCTTTACCTACCATCAAAACTTGTCTAGAAGCTGGCGCAAAAGTAATGGTGACTTCTCACCTAGGTCGTCCAACGGAAGGTGAATACAACGAAGAGTTCTCTCTTGCTCCAGTTGTTAACTACTTAAATGACGCATTAGATTGTGACGTTAAACTAGCAAAAGATTACCTAGACGGTATCGAATTAAATGCTGGTGAGCTTGTTGTTCTTGAAAACGTTCGCTTCAACAAAGGCGAAAAGAAAAACGAAGAAGAGCTATCTAAAAAATACGCAGCACTTTGTGATGTATTCGTAATGGATGCATTTGGTACGGCTCACCGTGCACAAGCATCGACTCACGGTGTTGGTATGAATGCTCCAATCGCTTGTGCAGGTCCTTTACTTGCCGCTGAGCTTGAAGCACTAGGCAAAGCGATGGATAACCCAGAGCGTCCATTAGTCGCTATCGTTGGTGGTTCTAAGGTTTCAACGAAACTGACTGTACTTGAGTCTCTATCTAAAATCGCTGACCAACTAGTGGTTGGTGGTGGTATTGCCAATACATTCATCGCGGCTGAAGGCCACAATGTTGGTAAATCACTATACGAAGCTGACTTAATCGATACTGCGAAAAAATTAATGAAAGATTGCGCAATTCCAGTTGCGACTGATGTTGCGTGTGCGAAAGCGTTTGATGAAAATGCGGAAGCTGAAATCAAACATGTTTCTGA
Encoded here:
- the ruvX gene encoding Holliday junction resolvase RuvX; translated protein: MSNQTIMAFDYGTKSIGSAIGQTITGTASPLKAFKAQDGIPKWEDIEKQIKEWQPDLVVVGLPTDMQGKDLTDITTRARKFANRLHGRFGVKVELHDERLSTQEARAELFSMGGYKALTKGNVDCQSAVVILESWFENMWD
- a CDS encoding YqgE/AlgH family protein, yielding MNLTDHFLIAMPSMQDSHFTRSVIYICEHNEDGAMGLIINDPVGIDISNMLNQIDVQPVHPRICQQSLSAAVLNGGPVANDRGFVLHTRKDTYQSSIDITEALAVTTSKDILTVLGTEAEPKNFIVTLGYSGWDSGQLEQELLDNAWLTAPANLEILFDTPVHLRWKKAVQLLGISVSQLSGDAGHA
- the gshB gene encoding glutathione synthase, translating into MMKIGIVMDPISTINIKKDSSFAMLLEAQRRGWEIHYMEMSDLHLDQGKPLADTKIVNLFEDANKWYEFTSEQSIELSELDAVLMRKDPPFDTEYIYATYILERAEEQGTLIVNKPQSLRDCNEKIFTAWFPELTPTTLVTRKAEKIKAFREKHGDVILKPLDGMGGASIFRVKQDDPNVSVIIETLTNHGQNYAMAQTFVPDISNGDKRILVVDGEPMPYCLARIPAKGETRGNLAAGGRGEARPLSETDLKIAQAVAPTLKEKGLIFVGLDVIGDKLTEINVTSPTCIKEIEAAFDISITGKLMDAIERRVEAAK
- the rsmE gene encoding 16S rRNA (uracil(1498)-N(3))-methyltransferase, encoding MRIPRIYHPEAIEQLGEIHLSEDAAGHVGRVLRMTQGQEVLLFDGFGAEFPAVISAVSKKNVTVEVTERIERSVESPLNLHLGQVISRGDKMEFTIQKAVELGVNTITPLISERCGVKLNADRFEKKLQQWQKIAIAACEQCGRNIVPTVRPLMQLEQWCAEDYDGLKLNLHPRAKYSINTLPAPVSKVRLLIGPEGGLSDEEIQMTEQYQFEETLLGPRVLRTETAGLSAITALQVRFGDLG
- a CDS encoding GGDEF domain-containing protein, giving the protein MTTAMNEYQHILEIHPNPCVIHIDFKPLYANDAFARFSGLKSADQILDMESLMVLINPEEREDARVRYKQAFAKQQTEPKVIAHTDLLGNPVMVEIIDKLINWKGQKALCTFISIVTDTVNKQRRLKKLAEQDPLTQLHNRRYIIDKITQLHHNGIAKEFFIAIVDIDYFKKVNDTYGHLAGDKTLQQFAELLQGFVGVNDYLARLGGEEFILLIRSNSIQQVMARLESLRASIENNHFIIPVKENVEPLRIRCTVSMGVTQIQQDEKIDLSYVRADEALYLAKHQGRNQIIVKD
- a CDS encoding SprT family zinc-dependent metalloprotease, coding for MLIPQDLINQLEDSLSHHLKQAELAFECAFPTPELSFKVRGKAAGKAYLQQWQIRLNPTLLIENQQAFIEQVIPHELAHLITHHQFGRVRPHGKEWCHVMTNIFHCPPKTYHAFDITSVQGKTFQYQCQCKIHQLSIRRHNKVQRKQTRYHCLLCGTQLIRDIKNQKNDL
- a CDS encoding DUF2189 domain-containing protein; protein product: MPRIAKTSDFKTPDNEYARTIPCEKLSLSSPLQWVKMGFKDIFKAPLISFFYGICFAVAAGGIEWLVYLQGSHLVIFPSLIVYMLIGPFLALGLYDASWQIEKHHKPKLFHSIKAIKRNGVSQWSFAILLCVAMIFWMRIAALLHALYPEMQGASLEAFLPFLISGSVVGFIFSCVIFSMSAFSIPLMMERRVDMMTAVFTSYNAVKNNLGPMLVWASIIVVGIGFGFATAGIGMIIAMPVLGFATWHGYRQTISRKH
- the metK gene encoding methionine adenosyltransferase gives rise to the protein MAKHLFTSESVSEGHPDKIADQISDAVLDAILEQDPKARVACETYVKTGMVMVGGEVTTSAWVDIEEITRETVREIGYVHSDMGFDADSCAVLNTIGKQSPDINQGVDKADPKDQGAGDQGIMFGYACNETEVLMPAPITYSHLLVQKQAEVRKSGKLDFLRPDAKSQVTFQYDQGKIVGIDAVVLSTQHCDSISTPELREAVMEEIIKPVLPSEWLNKETKYFINPTGRFVIGGPMGDCGLTGRKIIVDTYGGAARHGGGAFSGKDPSKVDRSAAYAARYVAKNIVAAGLADRCEIQLSYAIGVAEPTSIMVETFGTEKVPSDIIIEAVRQHFDLRPYGLQEMLNLLQPIYKKTAAYGHFGREEFPWEATDKAEALRGFAGL
- the tkt gene encoding transketolase; the protein is MTSRKDLANAIRALSMDGVQQANSGHPGAPMGMADIAEVLWRGHLNHNPQNPEWFDRDRFVLSNGHGSMLIYSLLHLSGYDLPISELKNFRQLHSKTPGHPEYGYAPGVETTTGPLGQGITNAVGMALAEKSLAAQFNREGHDIVDHFTYTFLGDGCLMEGISHEAASLAGVLGLGKLVAFWDDNGISIDGHVEGWFADDTPKRFEAYGWHVIPAVDGHDSDAIEAAIQAAKADPRPTLICTKTVIGFGSPNKAGTHDCHGAPLGADEITATKAQLGWEHGPFEIPSDIYAEWDAKEAGAAKEAAWNEKLAAYEAAYPELAAEFKRRMAGDLPKEWEEKASAIIADLQANPANIASRKASQNALEAFGQMLPEFMGGSADLAPSNLTMWSGSKSLTAEDASGNYVHYGVREFGMTAIINGIALHGGFIPYGATFLMFMEYARNAMRMAALMKVQNIQVYTHDSIGLGEDGPTHQPVEQIASLRMTPNMSTWRPCDQVESAVAWKLAIERKDAPSALIFSRQNLAQQERNAEQVANIAKGAYILKDCAGKPELILIATGSEVELAVEAAAQLSAEGKQVRVVSMPSTDAFDKQDAAYRESVLPSDVTARIAIEAGIADYWFKYVGLDGRIIGMTTFGESAPAGELFKMFGFTVENVVETAKELMA
- the epd gene encoding erythrose-4-phosphate dehydrogenase → MLRIAINGFGRIGRSVLRALYESGKNQSIQVVAINELAEPEGIAHLLQYDSSHGRFFKKVSHDQEHLFIHHADKVEPGFDSIRILHLTDAKLLPWKDLNVDIVLDCTGKFGSQADGQLHIQAGAKRVLFSHPGANDVDNTIIYGVNHETLTSEHHVVSNGSCTTNCIIPVIKALDDSFGIESGTITTIHSSMNDQQVIDAYHSDLRRSRAASQSIIPVDTKLHLGIARIYPKFADKFEAISVRVPTINVTAMDLSVTVHKNVKVDDVNQSIVEASRCTLDGILDYTEAPLVSIDFNHDSHSAIVDGSQTRVSNHRLVKMLVWCDNEWGFANRMLDTAFVMGSMLQSR